The DNA sequence CTACTCCAGTTGTGCCACCATCGATGATTGTGGATATCTTTCCGGCTAAATCTTTCCTTACGTGATCAGCTGTCGTCGGGCTCGGTTTTCCAGATGTATTGGCACTCGGTGCTGCCAAAGGAACATTCGCTGCTTCAATAAGCGCGAGCGCCACTGGGTGATCTGGCATTCTTACTGCTACTGTTGACAATTGAGCGGTTACCCTTGTGGATAACTTCTTGTTATGCTCAAGCACGATCGTGAGTGGCCCGGGCCAAAAAGCATCTATTAGTTTTCTTGCAGAGTTTGGTATGTGTTTTACGTAATGCTGCAGTTGTTTTTTATTGGATATATGTACGATTAAAGGGTTGTCAGACGGGCGTCCTTTCGCTTTAAAAATCCGCTCAATCGCTTGATCAGATAATGCATTTCCCCCTAATCCGTAAACCGTTTCTGTTGGAAAAGCAACGACCTCATTACTTGCCAATTGGGTTGCTGCACACTGAATTAATGGATGTTCCTTTAAGTTTTCCACACTATTATCCACAGATAGTATATTTGTTTGTTGATTTGTCATGTAAAAACGTCCTCCTTGCTGTATATATTTTGCTTCTGTTCGACTAGAATGTCAATATGTGTGGAAAACAATAGGGTTATCCACAGGAGGCGGTGGATAACCCTATAATTATTGTGTATAAACCTGTGTTTTTTGTGTGAATATCAATATTAGTTATTCACAGCTTCGGTTTTCTTTAAAATTGGTAGTTGTTTTTCCTGGTGAGCTTGGACGTCTGACATTACTACAAGCTCTTTAGGAAGTTCATTTACGAGTGTTTTCGTAAATCCTAATTGTTTGAGGAACCCTGCTTCATTAGCTGCTAGTAAATAAATATCCTTTATTCCTGCGTTTTCAGCATAATGTAGTGTCGCCTCTAAAAATTCTAGTATAAAAATAGACGTTATTTTTTCCGAGTCTACTACTAATGTTCGAATTAATCCTATTGTCTTCGTTACTTCCTGTATGCGTACGACGGCGACGAATTGACCTTGCTCATCTTCAGCAACGAGATATGACGACCAATCGGTGGTGGCGGGTTGCTTTGCTACTCCTACTTTGGCGATAAAATGCTGGACTTGTAGTGCATCTTCTTCTGAAGCTTTTCGAACGATATAGCTCACGATTTCCACCCTTTCTATTAAATGAGGCTTGTATTGTATACATATGTTAGAAGGGTGGAATTATTACTATTTTATGAGATTTTTTAATAGATTACTTTTTTTGTATAAAGAAGTCTTAGCAATGGCTATACTCGCAGTGCGGATTGCATTTCATTAAAGCTATCCGTTAAATGTATGTTACCTTAGAATGCAATATAGAATGGATGTTTTTTCTTATCTAAGCACATTAAAAGTTCTTCTGTGAATTCTTTTATCACTATCATATTTAATGCCTCTTCGATACTAAAAAAGCCAACTTCCACACTTTCTACACTTGTTTGTAATTCTCCACTTACTGGTTCTCCTAACCACCACATATTACAAATATTTTTCCTTAACTCTTGTGACACCCCACAAAAGCTAACTATATCAATATCAATCCCCGTTTCCTCTTTAACCTCTCGAACGACTGCGTTTTTGATAGGTTCGTTTTCTTCTACCATTCCACCAGGTAATTCCCAGCCCCTTACAGGATCCTTTTTTAATAATATTTTATGATGTTTATTTAGTACGACTGCCCCTGAAGTTATAATAAATTTATTCATATATTACCACCTTCACGAAATACATTAGCAATTCTGCTGTTTCGTTATTCCGAAATTCATTGTATTGTATCATTATATATTATTATTTATCGCCATGGAAAAAGCATGGAGACTACTCTCCATGCCTGGCTTCTCTATATTTTTAATTTATATTCATTCGTTCAAGTGTGATATTGCTTTTGCTTTATCCTATCCAGTAATTCTATCCCAAAGGCTTGTGAATACGTCTACGATAAAGAAAGATACTTTCACTTCATCTTCATCATCTTCTTCAATTTCTTCCTGTTCTTGTTCTTCTTTTTCTACAGCTTCCTCTTTTTCTTCTGCCTCATGTGCAACTGCATCTCCGTTGTTAAAATCTAAGAAGCATAGTGGTGGGAATAATACGCACCACCAGTTGTCGCCTTGGCCATCTCCAATTTCAATCAGTACCGCTTCATATTCCCCTGCCGGATACACTCGGCTTCCGTACAGCTTCGTCGGAAAGTTTGTCTTTTGTAAAGAGATGTTAAATGAGTTGTTACTGCCAACTTCCGCTAATTTACTTTCAACAATATGATTTAAACCATCTATGTTTTCATTTATTACTTCTCTCGCATGCTCAACATCGTCAAATACTTCTACTAACTCTGTTATGTGTGCATTTACTTCATCACGGATATCCTGCTTTACTTGTTGATCCACCGCTGAATTACTATTCGCCAATATTCTGAGTCTAATAGATTCATCAGCTATGTAGTTTTCCTCTCCTGCTTGTGCAGGCATAATAACATGTGCTTCCCAAGATAAAACTAATATAATAAGTCCAATTAATGTATAAATTCTTGCTTTGCGATTCATTTTATATCACCCTTCCCCTTAGCCATCATTCTTGTCAGGGAAAGATAGATTTATACATGCATTTAATAGATTTTATTTGAGAAAACTAAGAACGAGTTTGGTGAAGCTCATTTTTAGTCTTTTCTTAGAAGCGGGGAAAAATGATGTCACATTAGCAGTGATTGGTTTTACCCACGGCCTCATTTCCACCGCCAAATTTTATACTTTTATTTTAAGAAAAACTAGTTTTGTAAGGTTGTGGAGTTGTTGACGATTTATGCCCCTCGTGTTGGGAGAGTGGTCGTGATGGGGGGATTTCTTTTTGCACATCCACTCGGTGTTACTTTTTTCATATTAGCTGCATTTTTATAAGTATAGTAGATTTCAGCATGTGGTGATTTGATAGTTTATAAGGATGTTTGGTTTAGCTCATAATGGTTTTGTCTCTCATGAATCTGGCGTTGTTCATGATTACCTTTAAATGGTAATTTAGCACCTATCGCGAGTATAAAAAGCTTTGTTGACCTTAAAATGATTTAGCAACTTCCAACGGGCAGCATACAATCGCTATGATTACCGTCAACTCATTTTGGGCTCGTTCTCGGTAAGCATACAATCGCTATGATTACCTTCATCTCATTTTGGACTGGATCTCGGGAAGCATACACGCGCTATGATTACCTTCAACTCTTTTTGGGCTCTCTCTCGGGAAGCATACACGCGCTATGATTACCGTCAACTCATTTTGGGCTCGTTCTCGGTAAGCATACAATCGCTATGATTACCTTCATCTCATTTTGGACTGGATCTCGGGAAGCATACACGCGCTATGATTACCGTCAACTCATTTTGGACTCGTTCTCGGGCAGCATACAATCGCTATGATTACCTTCAACTCATTTTGGGCTCGTTCTCGGGAAGCATACAAACGCTATGATTACCTTCAACTCATTTTGGGCTCGTTCTCGGGCAGCATACAATCGCTATGATTACCTTCAATTCATTTTGGACTCTCTCTCGGGAAGCATACAATGATTAAGTCCATATAATTGTGTAAAAAGAAAAGGGCCACTATCAAGTACCCCATGTTACAATGTTTTCGACCAAAAAAACAAACAGGGAGGTAATGATAGTGACTCAAATCAATTTTACATTAGATTTAGCAGATCTTAAAGAAAAAATTCAGGAAAGTACACTTGAAGCTACCGTGAAAGCTTCAGCTACATTAGCGCTTAATGAACTCATGAAGAAAGAACAGGAGGAACATATACAGGCTAATTCATATGAACGTTCTTCAGAACGTAAGGGTTATCGAAATGGCTCATATAGTCGTTCACTAATGACTTCTGCTGGAACGCTCCTATTAGATGTTCCAAGAACGCGAGATGGGGAATTCAGTCCATCAGTATTTAAGAAATACGAGCGTATTGACCAGGCATTTATGATTGCTATGATTGAGATGGTTGTAAATGGAGTTTCAACGAGAAATGTTCAGAAAGTCGTCCATCACTTCTGTGGGAAAAAAGTCTCCAAATCTCTTGTTTCTGAACTGATGAAAGAGTTGGATCCAGTGGTGGAGAAATGGCGGAACAGTCCATTAAATACTCAACACTTCCCTTATGTCTATGCCGATGCCATGTATATCAAAGTCAGAGAAGGCGATAGAGTCGTCTCCAAAGCGCTGCACATCGCTACTGGTGTCTCTTCTGCCGGTAAGAGAGAAGTACTAGGTATGAAAATTTCAAATGGTGAATCCAAAGATACGTGGACTGAGTTCTTCGACGAGTTAAAGGCCAGAGGCCTTCAGAGACCTCAGCTTGTGATATCTGATGCCCACGCTGGGCTTGTTTCTTCAATCAGGTCTAGTTTTGCTGGAACGTCGTGGCAACGCTGTTATTTTCATTTGTCCCGCAATGTGGTAGGGTTGTTACCTAAAAAAGGATCCAAAGAAATGAAGGCACAAATCAAGGATATCTTTGACGCCCCTACGCTCGATCAGGCAAGAGAACGTAAAAATAAACTGATAGATGCTTATGGTGAAGAAAAAAAGTATGAATCAGCCATGGCGCTATTAGATGAAGCTTTTGATGATACAACCCAATACTACCAGTATCCTGCGCATCACCATATTCGCTTACGTACTAGTAACAGTATTGAACGACTGAACCAAGAAGTTCGCAAAAGGGAAAAACAATTAAAATTTTTCCTAATTTAGCCTCTGCTACTAGATTAATAGGGGCGATTTTAATGGATATTGACCAGACATATGCGAACGCCAGAAATGTCTTTTTAAACATGGAAGAAAAAGTGAAATAAAAAATATAGAATTAATTGGAAAATTTTTGCCCCCCTCGGGGGGCAACCCCTGAAAGTTCAAAACCTAAAAGACCCATTCTACCTTCGGTAGAATTTATTATATACAGGTTAAAACATTGTATTTTACTTTTACACATAAGTAAGGACTTGACTCATACAATCGCTATGATTACCTTCAACTCATTTTGGGCTCTCTCTCGGGAAGCATACACGAGCTATGATTACCTTCATCTCATTTTGCACTCGTTCTCGGGAAGCATACACGAGCTATGGTTACCGTCAACTCATTTTGGGCTCTCTCTCGGGAAGCATACACGCGCTATGATTACCGTCAACTCATTTTGGACTCGTTCTCGGGCAGCATACAAACGCTATGATTACCGTCAACTCATTTTGGGCTCACTCTCAGGCAGCATACAACCTCTATGATTACCGTCAGTACATATTGAGCACAATTTCGGGCATCAAATAAGGGCTCAGTGAGTAAAAATGCTATGAAATTTTTGTCCAAACACTCTCTAGCACTTAGCTATTGATTCATAAAGGCTATATGTCTTGACAACGCTCCTATCGACACTTGGCTTCGATTCTTCAATGGCTATCTGTCTTGAGAACTCCTCTATCGGCACTTCGACTCCCAACCTTCACCGCTATCTGTCTTGAAAACCGCTCTATCGGCACTTCAATCTCAAAGCTTCCTGGCTATCTGCCCTGAGAACAGGCTACAATCTGTCCTATCAGCACTTCCCACAGATTTCTACCACTAACCTTCTATTACTGCGATGACTATTCGTTCTTTTCCATTGATGTCGTTGAGAACCGCTATGTCAGCTGCTGGGTATTCTGCTGCTAGGAGGGCTTTTACGCTCTCGCCTTGACCGTGGCCGATTTCGAAGGCGACCAAGCCTTTTTTGTGCAGCACAAAAGGGATTTGTTTTATGAGCTTGCGGTATATTGTTAGACCGTCTTGGCCAGCGAATAGTGCGAGTGCTGGTTCATGGTCGAGCACATTTTCCTTCATGATGGCACGATCACCCTCTGGAATGTACGGAGGGTTGGAAATGACAATATCAAATTCCGATGACTCTGCCAGGAATGGTTCTAATAGGTCGCCTTCATGGAAGGTGACTTTCGCTCCGAGTGCGGTTGCATTAGAGCGCGCTACGTCGAGTGCCGCTTGCGAAATGTCGACCGCATGGACGTGACTATGAACTACCTCAAGGGCCAATGTGATGGCGATAATGCCACTGCCTGTTCCAACATCGACAATCCGGATTGGCTGTTCTCGGTTCAAAAACAGTGACTTGATTTTTCCCAGAAGGGCTTCAATCAGTTCTTCTGTTTCTGGGCGTGGGATGAGGACGTTGCTGTTTACTTTGAAGTCGCGTCCGTAAAATTGTTCGTGGCCGATGATGTGCTGTACTGGTGTACCGGTTGCTGCTTGGCGGACGTCGGCTTCAAAACGAGTCCAAATAGGTGCTGGTAGTGTTGTTTGCATTTCGCTGAACAGGCGCGATCGTGACCAGCCGGTGTGATGGCGCATTAGGAGCTGTGCGATTGTTTCTTCGTAATTGTGTTCGTTTAAAAAAGAAGAAGCCCATTTGAGGGCCTCGTATACTTTGTGATTTGTTTCCATTGTTAATTACTCTCCCGCTTCTTCCATCATGCGTGATTGTTCTTCGACGATTAGTGCGTCGGTGATTTCGTCGAGTTTTCCTTCAAGAATTTGATCGAGCTTTTGCAGTGTTAAGCCAATGCGGTGGTCTGTCACACGGCTTTGTGGGAAGTTGTACGTTCGGATTCGCTCGGAGCGGTCGCCTGTTCCAACAGCTGATTTACGGTTTTGTGCGTATTCTGCTTCGGCTTCCTTCCTAAACTTGTCGTATATACGAGCACGTAACACCTTCATCGCTTTTTCTTTGTTCTTGATTTGTGATTTTTCGTCCTGACACGATACTACGACACCGGTTGGGATGTGTGTCAATCGAACCGCTGACATCGTCGTGTTCACGCTTTGTCCCCCAGGCCCGCTCGATGCGAATGTGTCGACTCGAATGTCTTTTTCGTTAATGTCGACTTCGACTTCTTCTGCTTCAGGTAAAACAGCAACGGTTGCTGTTGACGTATGGATACGTCCACCGGATTCCGTCGTTGGTACACGTTGCACGCGGTGTGCACCGTTTTCATATTTCATTTTAGAATAAGCGCCTTTTCCGTTAATCATAAAAATGATCTCTTTGTAGCCACCGATATCATTTTCGCTCGCTTCGATAACTTCTGGTCTCCAGCCTTGCGCTTCCGCATAGCGAGAGTACATGCGGTAAAGGTCACCAGCAAATAGCGCTGCTTCATCTCCACCAGCGGCACCACGAATTTCCACGATAACGTTTTTGTCATCGTTTGGATCCTTCGGTAATAGAAGTACACGTAGCTTCTCTTCTAACGGAGGGATTTGATCCTCGAGCTCATCCATCTCCATCTTTACCATCTCATACATTTCATCATCTAAATCTTCTTCTTTTAACATCGTTTTCGCATCGGTATACTGCTTTTTGATTTCCTTATACTCGCGAAACGTTTGCACCGTTTCCTCTATATCCGACTGCTCCTTCGAATAATCGCGGAGCTTCTTCGTGTCACTAATGACATCCGGATCCATTAATAATTCATTTAATCTCTCATAACGTTCTTCTACTGCTTCTAGGCGGTCAAACACGTTTTCTTCACCTCATTATAATAAACGCTCATCTGTCTCATTATAGTATAGAGAGACACGTTTGTAAAAATTCTTTTTTTCTGGAAAAATCATGTCGGCTCATTCTCATCGTGATTCGTTACTCATTTTGTATGCACGTTTTCTATACGTCGTTACTTTAGTCATTTTACTCTATGTTCGGTGAAAAATATACGTTTTGCCGTTGAAGTTTTTTCGTTCCTGAATTTGGGGATATTGTTAATAGAGCATTAATTTAGTTTTCTTAAAGGGGGAAATTGCATGAACGTCGTCATTATTGGTGGTGATGCTGCTGGCATGAGCGCTGCGATGCAGGTTGTGAGAAATGATGAAAATGCTTCTGTCACAGTTTTCGAAAAAGGAGAATTTTATTCTTACGCGCAATGTGGGCTACCGTATTATATCGGTGGTCATATCGATGATCGTGATCGATTAATTGCGCGTCATCGCGATACATTTGAAGAAAAATACGGGATTGATGCACGAATATTGCACGAGGTGACTCGTATTGATCCAACTAACCAGCTCGTCATTGGCACCGATTTAGAAAGTGGAGATACGTTTGAGCAGCATTATGATAAATGCTTAATTGCGACCGGTGCGTCTCCCATAATACCGCCATGGGATGGTCGTGATTTAGCTGGGATTCACGTTTTGAAAACTATCCCCGATGCTGATGACATATTAACGGACATGAAGGAGGATGTACTAACAGTCACCGTCATCGGCGGTGGTTACATCGGACTTGAGGTGGCTGAGAATTTAGTGGAGCACGGTAAAAAAGTGCGTATTATCGATCAGGCTGACCGGTTGGGTATGGTGTATGATGAAGAATTAAGTGAGTTGCTGCAAGAGGAGGCGGAGAGCCATGGTGTAGAGGTCATTTTAGGAGAATCGGTCAAACACTTTAACGGTAGTGGACGGGTAAGAGAGGTCGTAACGAATAAGGGGAAGTATGCTACTGATATGGTCATTGTCGCTGTTGGTGTGAAGCCAAACTCCCAGTTCGCTAAAGAAGCTGGCATTCATCTTCATCCTTCTGGGGCCATTGTTGTGAATCCGTACATGGAAACAAACGTGAAAAACATTTATGCTGCTGGTGATTGCGCGACACAGTTTCACCGTATTAAGCAGCTCGATGATTATATTCCGCTCGGAACACATGCAAATAAGCAAGGACGTGTTGCAGGTAGTAATATCGCTGGCGTTACTGCAACGTTCCAAGGTGTTGTCGGCACGTCCATTATGAAATTTTTTCGTTTAACTGTTGGGAGGACGGGATTGAGTGTCGCAGAGGCTGAAGCGCTCCGTATCCACGCTGAACCACTAAAATTCCGAGCGCGCTCTCATGCTAGCTACTATCCAGATAGTGAAAAAATACTCATTAAGTTACTTCGAGACAGTGCAACAGACAAGCTATTAGGTGTCCAAGCGATTGGGAAAAAAGGCGTTGATAAAAGAATTGACGTTGCCGCAACTGCGCTCTATCACGACATGACAATTGCCGATATGGAAAACCTTGATTTAAGCTATGCACCACCGTTTAACAGTGTATGGGACCCATTGCAGCAAGCAGCCAGAAGGTATTAGTCATCCATCTCTCCGCTTGATAATGAGAGAACCAATAGATGAAATGATAAGGGGACTGGAAAAGTACAGAGTACTTTTTCAGTAACCTTATTTTCAATGGCAATGGCTTCGTTCGTTGCGTGACTACGCTCATTGCATTGAGGGACTGGAAAAGTCTATATCACCCTTTTCCAGTCCCTCTAAAATGAACCTTTTGAGTTTTCTCTCATAGATACGAATTTCTTTTTACCTAAAATCGTTTACGATCACTCTGTAGTTGTATCTTGGGTTCGCTTCGTAAAGCTGTCTTTCGATTTCTCTTACTTGCTCACTGCTTACATTTCCATTTATCCGTTCTTCGAATGAAACGTTCACCCAAGCATTACTCCCTACAATCATTACCATACCTGGGGTAACTCCTGGCGTATTGTGAACGATATTTTCAATCATTTCGTGATCGTCCTCTTCCGTTTGGTGTGCTTTTACAGGATCTCGGTAGCTTTTTCCTGTCGTATTCGTTTCCGTATTTGGATCAGATGGTGCATTGTGTTCTTCAATTGCACCGTAATTAGCAGGACCAGGACCAAAAAAGCTCTCTCCCCAATCTTTAACCATGGAAGAGCCAGGCTCTGTATTCATTCCCCCAACCTCTGGATTATCTAAGTTTTCATTACATCCTGTCATCACAAATAGAAGTAAAGTCATTCCAATTAAGGTATATTTCATCGCAAACACCTCCTATGACGTATCATTTCCTAAAGAATAAGAGGGAATACACGTTTTAAAAGAAATATATCGGCTAAATTGAGGAAAAGCGTTCCATTATGAAGAACTACTACCTAGCTCCTTACAGCTAAGGTAGTAGTCTGTAAAAATACTCTTTTTTTATTCTATTCTCCTTCCACTTTTGCCACTCCTAATGCTAAGTGCTCCCACATCACTTCTTCCACTTTCTCCACTAGTTCTTTCGGACAATCAACAACGATGACAACTTCAGATTTTTTCCCTCTCACTTTTCTGTTTCGCCTATGAATAACTTTATAAATGATGTAATCTATGGTGAATCCTATAATAAAGCCAACTCCTGCACCAATTAGTCCCCAATATATAGGACCCCATTCAAGTACAAATCCAATGCTTGCACCGACAACTGATAAAGCAGTGGCTATTGCAGCACCTTTATCAAATAAACTAACTCCATCTGCTCTATGTAACGTATCAAATAGTCGTCTTTCCTCTACTCTGCTATTAAGCGGAACTGCTAATATACGTTCCTTTTTCACACCAACTTTTTGTAACGCACTAATAGCCAACTCTAAATATGCGGAATGCTCAAAGGTAGAGAAGATTTGCATTATTTCACCTCCACTTTCTCGTGAAACATGACACGACGCTTTTGGAAATTCTGTTGTAAAAATTTCCGTTGTTCACTTTCATACAGTTTATTATTTTCGACCGTATTTACGTATGAATCATAAACAGCAAAGCCAAAGTGGGATGGCAGAAACAGAAACCATTGGGGGTCGAGCACATTTGTTGCTTCGCTAATGTCGCCTAGAAATAGAAAATGTAAAGCTACAAGAACTTTCGAATAATAGACAAAAATGATCATAAATCCTAGAGTGAAAACAGCTGTCAATACTCGATGAATATAAAGTTGACCTAAACCAGGCATAAACAAGGACCAGATGATCGCCATTAATGGCCTACGTTTATCTAGATAATTAATTTCAAACGCTCCAATGGTATAAGAGTTAAAATCAGCATTTTCCCGTTCTGCTAGTAAAAATACTTTGTTCATATCAACGGATGTACGATAGCTATCCCAAATAGCAAATATATAAACAGGAATATATAATAGCATCCATCTCGGCTCAAGAACTTCCTTTGCCATTGAAATATTCCCGGTAAAGGATAATACCATTGCGTGATTTAAGTTAGCCATATTGTTCACTAATATTTCCCATATGAATAATCCATACCCGCGAAGATATTTAGATAATAGCAGGTGTCCAAATCCAGGAAATGCAGCAGACCACCAAGCAATAACATAGGGGTTACGAAGGTGCAATTGTGTTGTCCCAATTGGACTCACGTACGCTTTAAAACGTCGCTGATTGTTAGTTGGATAAAAGTTATTCATCTCTATTTTCCTTTGTATTATTAGCAGTGTTAAACGTTAATGTTGATTTCTGTTTTCCAAGCCTGGATTGAGCGCTTCTAGGCTTCATCGCCTTCGTGATTGCAGGGCGCTTCAACTGTTTTTTAATCAACATTTCCCTAACAAAGCCTACATTTTTATAACCCTAAACTAAGTATATGATTCACTATAATATGGAAAAATATGTGCCACTCAAAAACAAACTTTTACCCAACAAATTAAATGTCAATAAGAAAAGACTAAAAACAAGCTTGGTGAAGCTCGTTTTTAGTCTTTTCTTAGAAGCGGTGATGAAATGATGCCACATGTCTTTAAAGTAGTAGTGAATGTTCTCTCACTACTACACGTTGTTAAATTTCAACCGACTACCTCTAGCCTGTAAGCTAAGCATATAAATATACTTAAAAACAACAATCTATGCGAAAATCGTCTTTAAAAAAGAGCATGAAGTCAAAAAAACTTCATACTCGTCTTATCGTTATTTAGTTTTAGTTTTTAGATACTAGCGCTGATTCTTTTTTATTTAAAGCTGGGTGGCCTGGTACTTCGTGGCAATGTCGGCATCGCGGCTCGTACGATTCAGATGCACCGACTAAAATAATCGGGTCATCATAAGATGCCGGTTCACCGTTAATGAGTCTTTGCGTACGACTTGCAGGCGAACCACAAGATAAACATATCGCTTGTAGCTTTGTCACAGTTTCCGCTAACGCAAGTAGCGACGGCATGCAGCCAAATGGTTCTCCTCTAAAATCTTGATCCAACCCTGCTACAATGACACGAATTCCTTCATCAGCTAACTCTTGGACAACTTCTACAACTCCTAAGTCAAAAAATTGTACTTCATCAATGGCAACTACTTGTGTATCTTTTTCTAACAGTTCTA is a window from the Evansella cellulosilytica DSM 2522 genome containing:
- a CDS encoding L-threonylcarbamoyladenylate synthase, which codes for MTNQQTNILSVDNSVENLKEHPLIQCAATQLASNEVVAFPTETVYGLGGNALSDQAIERIFKAKGRPSDNPLIVHISNKKQLQHYVKHIPNSARKLIDAFWPGPLTIVLEHNKKLSTRVTAQLSTVAVRMPDHPVALALIEAANVPLAAPSANTSGKPSPTTADHVRKDLAGKISTIIDGGTTGVGVESTVVDCTSETVMLLRPGGISKEALEEIVGVVEVDPALVAADHTPKSPGMKYTHYAPDAPLQLIDGSTDFFRKIVEDAINNGKKVGVLVTEENKGLTRANQEVILGKRSDLSTVAQTLYSSLRSFDKNVVDIIFTEVFPETGLGSAIMNRLKKAAGGTIIKQD
- a CDS encoding GNAT family N-acetyltransferase, whose translation is MSYIVRKASEEDALQVQHFIAKVGVAKQPATTDWSSYLVAEDEQGQFVAVVRIQEVTKTIGLIRTLVVDSEKITSIFILEFLEATLHYAENAGIKDIYLLAANEAGFLKQLGFTKTLVNELPKELVVMSDVQAHQEKQLPILKKTEAVNN
- a CDS encoding NUDIX hydrolase encodes the protein MNKFIITSGAVVLNKHHKILLKKDPVRGWELPGGMVEENEPIKNAVVREVKEETGIDIDIVSFCGVSQELRKNICNMWWLGEPVSGELQTSVESVEVGFFSIEEALNMIVIKEFTEELLMCLDKKKHPFYIAF
- the spoIIR gene encoding stage II sporulation protein R — translated: MNRKARIYTLIGLIILVLSWEAHVIMPAQAGEENYIADESIRLRILANSNSAVDQQVKQDIRDEVNAHITELVEVFDDVEHAREVINENIDGLNHIVESKLAEVGSNNSFNISLQKTNFPTKLYGSRVYPAGEYEAVLIEIGDGQGDNWWCVLFPPLCFLDFNNGDAVAHEAEEKEEAVEKEEQEQEEIEEDDEDEVKVSFFIVDVFTSLWDRITG
- the prmC gene encoding peptide chain release factor N(5)-glutamine methyltransferase; this translates as METNHKVYEALKWASSFLNEHNYEETIAQLLMRHHTGWSRSRLFSEMQTTLPAPIWTRFEADVRQAATGTPVQHIIGHEQFYGRDFKVNSNVLIPRPETEELIEALLGKIKSLFLNREQPIRIVDVGTGSGIIAITLALEVVHSHVHAVDISQAALDVARSNATALGAKVTFHEGDLLEPFLAESSEFDIVISNPPYIPEGDRAIMKENVLDHEPALALFAGQDGLTIYRKLIKQIPFVLHKKGLVAFEIGHGQGESVKALLAAEYPAADIAVLNDINGKERIVIAVIEG
- the prfA gene encoding peptide chain release factor 1 — translated: MFDRLEAVEERYERLNELLMDPDVISDTKKLRDYSKEQSDIEETVQTFREYKEIKKQYTDAKTMLKEEDLDDEMYEMVKMEMDELEDQIPPLEEKLRVLLLPKDPNDDKNVIVEIRGAAGGDEAALFAGDLYRMYSRYAEAQGWRPEVIEASENDIGGYKEIIFMINGKGAYSKMKYENGAHRVQRVPTTESGGRIHTSTATVAVLPEAEEVEVDINEKDIRVDTFASSGPGGQSVNTTMSAVRLTHIPTGVVVSCQDEKSQIKNKEKAMKVLRARIYDKFRKEAEAEYAQNRKSAVGTGDRSERIRTYNFPQSRVTDHRIGLTLQKLDQILEGKLDEITDALIVEEQSRMMEEAGE
- a CDS encoding FAD-dependent oxidoreductase — its product is MNVVIIGGDAAGMSAAMQVVRNDENASVTVFEKGEFYSYAQCGLPYYIGGHIDDRDRLIARHRDTFEEKYGIDARILHEVTRIDPTNQLVIGTDLESGDTFEQHYDKCLIATGASPIIPPWDGRDLAGIHVLKTIPDADDILTDMKEDVLTVTVIGGGYIGLEVAENLVEHGKKVRIIDQADRLGMVYDEELSELLQEEAESHGVEVILGESVKHFNGSGRVREVVTNKGKYATDMVIVAVGVKPNSQFAKEAGIHLHPSGAIVVNPYMETNVKNIYAAGDCATQFHRIKQLDDYIPLGTHANKQGRVAGSNIAGVTATFQGVVGTSIMKFFRLTVGRTGLSVAEAEALRIHAEPLKFRARSHASYYPDSEKILIKLLRDSATDKLLGVQAIGKKGVDKRIDVAATALYHDMTIADMENLDLSYAPPFNSVWDPLQQAARRY
- a CDS encoding membrane protein; this translates as MQIFSTFEHSAYLELAISALQKVGVKKERILAVPLNSRVEERRLFDTLHRADGVSLFDKGAAIATALSVVGASIGFVLEWGPIYWGLIGAGVGFIIGFTIDYIIYKVIHRRNRKVRGKKSEVVIVVDCPKELVEKVEEVMWEHLALGVAKVEGE
- a CDS encoding thymidine kinase yields the protein MMHLTRREGWLEVVCGSMFSGKSEELIRRVRRAYYGRQKVQVFKPEIDNRYSEKEVVSHNGTKVYALPVKGAAMILELLEKDTQVVAIDEVQFFDLGVVEVVQELADEGIRVIVAGLDQDFRGEPFGCMPSLLALAETVTKLQAICLSCGSPASRTQRLINGEPASYDDPIILVGASESYEPRCRHCHEVPGHPALNKKESALVSKN